The proteins below come from a single Thalassotalea ponticola genomic window:
- a CDS encoding DUF1338 domain-containing protein has protein sequence MSNEVKQLFANIWQQYLEVTPSAKQVHQLLGNGHDIINDHVAYRTFNLDKVNLDKLAQHLLKLGYRECGEYHFEAKKLYAKHFEHADDTLPKVFISELLVEQLSAQAQQIIKRIVDDIDADAMNDASILYAGRSWDISFKEYQQLASESEYAAWLAAWGFRANHFTVSINHLANYENIEQVNQAIKDGGFELNSSGGEIKGDASVMLEQSSTMADKADVAFTDVTTSIPSCFYEFAKRYPMNDGKLYTGFVAASADKIFESTNN, from the coding sequence ATGAGTAACGAAGTAAAACAATTATTCGCCAACATTTGGCAACAATATCTTGAAGTAACGCCATCTGCAAAGCAAGTACATCAATTACTGGGTAATGGTCACGATATCATTAATGACCACGTTGCCTACCGCACCTTCAATTTAGATAAAGTAAACTTAGACAAGCTAGCACAACATTTGCTTAAGTTAGGCTACCGCGAGTGTGGCGAATACCATTTTGAAGCGAAAAAGCTTTACGCCAAACACTTTGAACACGCTGACGATACATTACCAAAAGTATTTATCAGCGAATTATTGGTTGAGCAATTATCAGCTCAAGCACAGCAGATCATTAAGCGCATTGTTGATGATATTGACGCTGATGCAATGAATGATGCAAGCATCCTCTACGCTGGCCGTAGCTGGGATATCAGCTTTAAAGAATACCAACAATTAGCGAGCGAGAGTGAATATGCTGCGTGGCTTGCTGCATGGGGCTTTAGAGCGAACCATTTCACAGTAAGCATCAATCACTTAGCCAACTACGAAAACATTGAACAAGTTAACCAAGCAATTAAAGACGGTGGTTTTGAGCTAAATAGTTCAGGTGGTGAAATAAAAGGTGATGCGAGTGTGATGCTCGAGCAATCATCGACGATGGCTGATAAAGCCGATGTTGCATTTACCGACGTAACCACAAGTATCCCAAGCTGTTTTTACGAATTCGCCAAACGTTA